The following are encoded in a window of Narcine bancroftii isolate sNarBan1 chromosome 2, sNarBan1.hap1, whole genome shotgun sequence genomic DNA:
- the LOC138752914 gene encoding actin filament-associated protein 1-like 2, producing the protein MDKEKDLTQLFSELQAFLQVLETESLSGAAESKKAAVAELLQDLNGSACAEHSGFIAAEDADYMFMSCVTPLEDRAGTQFHLKGETQNALQIIEDLEDVLPIYPLTDEFQVKETQASPPPVPARHHQDITEDSYEEAEPHSPVAQFSPDQADSDSSHYESYGEEEASVTGSPACPSRPLSGARICGLLWRRQWLGRWSKQLFLIKDQVLMCYKCTKDQYPLMAIHLHKSRVLYKFKRSKKIQHQLKITTASNETVVLGLQSCEEAEDWRKIIEEVSNCTHYRSTPWDMPKVHKSTSHKASPQLNHLWLPELCMGGRTQGAGPVGDGRTWGAEPVGEVVTRGALSLWEGWSPCITNKKFPNSIPPVEPHQLPRALTWLTDTCFASLQTALRAARSLDLDRFAGEVVTVGAASRGTAFSALLSTPVDTQALPETHKGLPTDVTLAQTTAGPTPPVSSSPQTLHSGRLPSNTPLREAPLKHFPLLSWRLPSNAPPPPPPKEAHFKPFDIYINYLDDNVVNWISKFADDTKIGAVEESEGFQSSKRDLDQLEKWAEK; encoded by the exons ATCTGACCCAGCTGTTCTCGGAGCTGCAGGCGTTCCTCCAGGTTCTGGAGACAGAAAGCCTCAGTGGGGCGGCAGAGTCGAAGAAAGCAGCAGTGGCTGAATTGCTCCAGGATCTGAACGGGAGTGCGTGTGCAGAACATTCTGGATTTA TTGCAGCTGAGGATGCAGATTACATGTTCATGAGTTGTGTCACGCCTTTGGAGGATCGCGCAGGAACACAGTTCCACCTGAAAG GTGAGACCCAAAATGCTCTGCAGATCATTGAGGATTTGGAAGACGTTTTGCCCATCTACCCGCTGACAGATGAATTTCAAGTGAAAGAG ACCCAAGCATCCCCTCCTCCCGTCCCGGCCCGTCATCACCAGGATATCACAGAGGACTCGTACGAGGAAGCAGAACCACACAGTCCTGTGGCCCAGTTCTCACCAG aCCAGGCGGATTCTGACAGCAGCCACTATGAGTCGTACGGAGAGGAGGAGGCCAGTGTTACGGGTAGCCCGGCCTGCCCAAGCAGGCCCCTGAGTGGGGCTCGGATCTGTGGCCTCCTATGGCGGAGGCAGTGGCTGGGTCGGTGGAGCAAGCAGTTGTTTCTCATCAAGGACCAGGTTCTGATG TGTTACAAGTGCACCAAGGACCAGTACCCGCTGATGGCGATCCACCTGCATAAATCTCGTGTCCTGTACAAGTTCAAGCGCAGTAAGAAGATTCAACACCAGCTTAAGATCACGACAGCGAGTAATGAGACGGTGGTGCTGGGTCTTCAGAGCTGTGAAGAGGCGGAGGACTGGCGGAAG ATCATCGAGGAGGTGAGCAACTGTACACATTACAGATCCACGCCATGGGACATGCCCAAGGTCCACAAGTCTACCAGCCACAAGGCAAGTCCACAGCTGAATCACTTGTGGCTGCCGGAGCTGTGCATGGGAGGTCGCACACAGGGCGCTGGGCCTGTGGGGGATGGTCGCACATGGGGCGCTGAGCCTGTGGGAGAGGTGGTCACACGCGGGGCGCTgagcctgtgggaggggtggtC ACCCTGTATAACTAACAAAAAGTTTCCAAACTCCATCCCTCCTGTGGAGCCACACCAACTACCTCGTGCACTGACCTGGCTCACAGACACGTGCTTTGCTTCTCTGCAGACAGCACTGAGGGCAGCTCGGAGTTTGGATCTGGACCGGTTTGCGGGTGAGGTGGTCACCGTGGGTGCAGCCTCTCGTGGCACAG CATTCAGCGCCCTCCTGAGTACACCAGTGGACACTCAGGCTCTGCCTGAAACACACAAGGGGTTGCCCACTGATGTGACTCTAGCTCAGACTACGGCTGGGCCCACACCACCAGTATCCA gctcCCCTCAAACACTCCACTCCGGGAGGCTCCCCTCAAACACTCCACTCCGGGAGGCTCCCCTCAAacacttccccctcctctcctggAGGCTCCCCTCaaatgctcccccacccccacccccaaaagagGCTCACTTCAAACCCTTTGacatctatatcaattatctggatgataatgtggtaaattggatcagcaagtttgcagatgacactaagattggagccgTTGAGGAgagcgaaggttttcaaagctcgaagagagatctggaccagctggaaaaatgggctgaaaaatag